One window from the genome of Ananas comosus cultivar F153 linkage group 13, ASM154086v1, whole genome shotgun sequence encodes:
- the LOC109719721 gene encoding uncharacterized protein LOC109719721 → MKHGLKESQSWQWEEVVQDRLTRMVDEELPTINETESATSSPTHTSPSSSTSSSPKPSPSRMRLPEEIYERTYVCQFNSTLEYEIFEDAVKSLDWCKSMEEEISVLEQNQTWELVDLPPDKEAIGLKWIYKTKFKPDGSIQKLKARIITEWYLQ, encoded by the exons ATGAAGCATGGACTGAAAGAAAGCCAAAG TTGGCAGTGGGAGGAAGTTGTGCAGGATCGGCTTACTAGAATGGTTGATGAAGAATTGCCTACAATTAATGAAACAGAAAGTGCGACTTCAAGCCCCACTCATACTTCACCAAGTTCTTCAACAAGTTCATCTCCCAAACCATCTCCATCAAGGATGAGATTGCCAGAGGAAATTTATGAAAGAACATATGTGTGCCAATTTAATTCTACACTGGAATATGAGATCTTTGAAGATGCGGTGAAATCACTAGATTGGTGCAAATCAATGGAAGAGGAGATATCGGTGCTGGAGCAGAATCAAACCTGGGAACTTGTAGATCTACCCCCAGATAAAGAAGCTATCGGCTTAAAGTGGATTTACAAAACCAAGTTCAAGCCCGACGGATCCATTCAAAAATTAAAGGCTAGAATTATTACCGAATGGTATTTACAATGA